A region of Drosophila suzukii chromosome 2L, CBGP_Dsuzu_IsoJpt1.0, whole genome shotgun sequence DNA encodes the following proteins:
- the LOC108020964 gene encoding male accessory gland serine protease inhibitor, whose translation MKYLGVVAIAILLSLSSNRFWAQAKPEMCQQAPSMVGMAQDGAACMAFMPAWTYDASKNACSEFVFGGCGGNSNQFSSRDECEKACKD comes from the exons atgaagTATCTTGGAGTGGTTGCCATTGCCATCTTGCTGAGCCTGTCCAGCAATCGATTTTGGGCCCAGGCCAAGCCGG AGATGTGCCAGCAGGCACCTTCGATGGTGGGCATGGCCCAGGATGGAGCTGCCTGCATGGCTTTTATGCCGGCCTGGACCTATGATGCCTCCAAAAACGCCTGTTCGGAGTTCGTTTTCGGTGGCTGCGGCGGGAATTCCAATCAGTTCTCCTCCCGAGATGAATGCGAAAAGGCCTGCAAGGACTGA
- the LOC108020965 gene encoding male accessory gland serine protease inhibitor has product MKYFAVFALLCCLLGTALAALKNPICGEEFGKIGDCRSLQDKWTYRRDTNECIKFNYSGCHGNNNLFENKGQCEKTCKN; this is encoded by the exons ATGAAATACTTTGCCGTTTTCGCTCTGCTCTGTTGCCTTTTGGGAACCGCCTTGGCGGCGCttaaaaatc CAATCTGTGGCGAGGAGTTCGGTAAAATCGGAGACTGCAGGTCGCTGCAGGACAAATGGACTTATCGCCGGGACACCAATGAGTGCATCAAGTTCAACTACTCTGGCTGCCATGGAAACAACAACCTATTCGAGAACAAGGGGCAGTGCGAAAAGACCTGCAAAAATTAA
- the LOC108020968 gene encoding chymotrypsin inhibitor SCI-II-like codes for MKYFAAFALLFCLLGAAMAQVKSPICAEEFALVGPCRGLIPKWSYHQDTNECSKFSYSGCKGSQNNFDTKEQCEQSCKN; via the exons ATGAAATACTTTGCAGCTTTCGCGCTGCTCTTTTGTCTTTTGGGAGCTGCTATGGCTCAAGTTAAAAGTC CTATTTGCGCCGAGGAGTTCGCTTTAGTGGGACCCTGTCGTGGGCTGATTCCGAAGTGGTCCTATCACCAGGATACCAATGAGTGCAGCAAATTTTCCTACAGTGGCTGCAAGGGAAGTCAAAACAATTTCGACACCAAGGAGCAATGCGAGCAGTCCTGCAAAAACTAG
- the LOC108020966 gene encoding chymotrypsin inhibitor SCI-III-like, which produces MKYFAVFALFCCLLGVAMAQVKNPICAEELGVVGICRGRILNWTYRQDTNECIEFYYTGCRGNNNRFDSKEQCEQSCKN; this is translated from the exons aTGAAGTATTTTGCTGTTTTCGCGCTGTTCTGTTGTCTTTTGGGAGTTGCCATGGCCCAGGttaaaaatc CAATTTGCGCCGAAGAGCTCGGTGTAGTTGGAATTTGTCGTGGGCGAATTTTGAATTGGACCTATCGCCAGGATACTAATGAGTGCATCGAATTTTATTACACTGGTTGCAGGGGAAACAATAACAGATTCGATTCCAAGGAGCAATGCGAGCAGTCCTGCAAAAATTAG